The sequence TTTGTTCTGGGCCTTCTGTCGTCCACACAATCCAAAAAAACTCCCATCCAAAAACCTCAATTTATTTCTCGTTATGTCGCCACTCCGTTCTCGACCATGTCCTCCGCCGCTCTCTTCTCCGCCCTCCCGCCGCCGACCGCTGGCCTCGACCACCGCCCTCCCACTGCTGATACCAGCTCCGCCGCCGCCTCATCCTCATGGAACGCCAGAATTCGCACTTGCGCCCGCTCCCCGGACCGCAAGCCCCTCGCCCTCGCGCTCTACGGCCGGATGCTCCTCTCCGCCCTGCCCAACAACTACACCTTCCCCGCCGTCCTCACTGCCTGCGCCTTCCTCTCCGCCTTCCCTGAGGGCTCCCAGATTCACGCTCACATACTCAAGCTCGGCTTCGCCTCCGACCTCTACGCCATCAACAGCCTCATCCACTTCTACGCCTCCTGCGGCCGCATGCCCCTCGCCCGCCACCTCTTCGACGCCATGCCCCGCCGCTCCCGAGTCTCCTGGAACGTCGCCATCGATGGCTACGTCGCCAACGGCGACCACGACGCCGCCCTCGACCTCTTCCGCGAGATGCAGCACCAGCATCTCGCCCCTGATCAGTACACTCTTCAGAGCTTGATCGGCGCCTGCACCGGCGTCGCTTCCCTCTCCTTGGGGTTGTGGGTTCACGCACTAGCGTTGAGGAGGCAAGGTGGGAAGCTCGCCGTCGCCGCCGACGTCTTGATTAACAACTCGTTGATCGATTTGTATTCCAAATGCGGATCGATTACTCTCGCCCAGCAACTGTTCGACAGCATGCCCACCCGAGACGTCGCCTCCTGGAACGCGATGATTCTAGGGTTCGCGATGCACGGCCGCGTCGCCCAGTGCTTCGAGGTTTTCGATCGATTGATGGCGGAGGAGAAACTGAGGCCGAATGCGATCACCTTCGTCGGAGTTCTGAGCGCGTGCAATCACGGCGGATTGGTGAAGCAGGGCCGGAGGTACTTCGACTTGATGGTGGCGGAGTTCGGAATCGCACCCCGGATCGAGCACTACGGCTGCTTGGTGGACCTCCTCGCCCGCGCCGGCCTCATCGGCGAGGCCCTCGACCTCGTCGCCGGCATGCCCTGCAAGCCCGATGCCGTGATCTGGCGGAGTCTCCTCGACGCCTGCAGCAAGCGAAACGCCGGCGTTCGGATCAGCGAATCGGTAGCCCGGAAAGCCCTCGAATCCACCGACGACGACGCCAGTGGCATCTACGTGCTGCTCTCCCGAGTCTACGCCTCGGCCAACCGTTGGAACGACGCGGGCGCCGTCCGCCGGATGTTGGCGAGGAAGGAGCCGGGCTGCAGCGCCATCGAGACGAGCGGCGGGGCGACGCATCAGTTCGTCGCCGGCGACACGTCCCACCCGCGGGCGGCGGAGATCTACAATAAGCTCCGAGAGGTGGAGGGGCGGCTAACGGCGGCGGGGTACGCGCCGGACGCAGCGCAGGCGGCGACGGTGGCGGAGGGGGAGGCGGCGAGGGGGGCGGCGTTAAGGCTGCACAGCGAGCGGCTGGCGATCGCGTTGGGGCTGCTGGAGGCGGAGGCCGGCGAGCCGATCCGAGTGATGAAGAACTTGAGGGTGTGCGGGGACTGCCACGCCATGATCAAGCTCGTCTCCAAGTtgcaaaaggcgggtcccgccgcccagcggccccctcacccctgccccacgagtatgagagggagtaaatcacggtgaatacgggcccggcgATGACAGCCGACCTTCGACCTCCCGACCCATGTTGCAAGAATACCATGTCGTCTCCAAGGTTTACGGCGTGGTGATCGTGGTGAGAGATCGGATCAGATTCCATGAGTTCAAAAACGGATCCTGTTCTTGTAACGACTACTGGTGACTGGAATTCAACCTGCCCTATTTTTTAGTTTCTAAAAAGAATATTATTAATACTAAATACTTTTGATAATATCTAATCAAACGAACAATATAGACAAATCTTCGTTTCATTACAAATAAGTTACAAGGCAATGGAGGTGCATCATAGTCTACTTAAATCCAAGATCTAATTAGTCCATGATCTTGGAGCTTTATAGAATATACATGTACAAGATCCTCCTTAATCGTTGATAAATATCGATGTTCATCTCGGAACCAAACGTCTCCAGCCTCATGCACTGCTCTTCAGAACCTCTGAACCAGTCGACGCCCAGTAGGGAACAGCCGGAGTGCGCTTGGAAGCCTTCACCCGGAGAGGACTGTTCTTGCTCTGCCAATCAAATAAAAAAGACAACGTTAGACGAAAGCTTACTTTAGCACTGTAATGTGTATCAGAAATTGGGATGCACCATTAGGCAAGTTCCGTCGCTGAGGCTGCAGATCGGGTAGTCATGAGGGCAGCAGCTGTAGTGATCGTCGCAGCAGGTAGCATCCTCGAGCGGGCAACATCCCCAAGCGAAGCAGTATTTGCCATACTCGTAGACGCAGCAGCATGTGGTGCTTTCAGGGCAGGTGTAGTAGTTGTCGCAGACACTGGGAGGTTTTACAGGGGAAGGCGGAGACGGGCCGGGGTTGGGTGGATTGGCACCTACCTTTATTGGGTACGAAGCTTCCATTGCGATACCACATTTGCCGGTAGCGGACTCGATGTTCCGTTCCATTCTAATGTACCCAGACTCTCCCCAACTGTCACCCCATGAGTTCTTCACAATCCAGTAGTCCTTGCCGTCCTCAGTGTCGTAACCGATGGCGGTCACACCGTGATCTAGTGAAGTTCCACAGTATCCGGTGAATATTCCCTGTGAAACAAATGAAGAGTAAATGAAGAGCATGAACTCACTGTACTTTTTGACAGGAAAGAAATCAGTAGAAAGGAAGATCGACTCAAGCTTGTGAGGTAGAAACTTGAAAGTTACGAAACTGAAAATTGTTGCGGACTTTCACATGAGAGCTGGCCACTTTGCTTGATCGTGTCAAGAGATTTATATAGTAAAATAAGAGCAGCTCAATGCAGGAAGCTCCCGCCGGTGCGGGATCCCGAAAAAGAGTCGAACAATATTGGATCTATTGTACACAACTTTACCTTATATTTTGCGAGAGACTGTTTTCTACAATTCAAACCCGTGACCTCAAGGTCACATGACATCTATTCTAAAGGCATCTAATTGAGGTCTACAAAAGCATAATAAATTTGAGACAACGTATTCATCAAGTGGTACAAGAGGCACAATATATCTCCTATGCTATTTAGAGTCTGGTTATATGGATCTTATCAACTAAAATAACCAATATTTGTTCAAAATCTAGATAAAAAAGGGGATTATAAACAACTTGGCATCCAACATAAACACTATCTATTCTATGCGGATGGATCTAAATCCATTAATTTTTTGTGCAAGAACTGAATTATAATATCAAACCATATATTAGGTGTATCATGAAGGCATTCAGGAAGAGCAACATATTTTATGTTATGGCATCTGCATCTACTGAAACTCCCACCGATACGGGGTCCTAAAAAAGAGTCGAACAACACTGAATCTATTGTATGTAAGCTTACCTTACATTTTGCAAGAGATGACCTCAAGGTCACATGGTGTGACCATCTAAAGGCATTCTAAAGGCATCTAATTTAGGTCTACAAGGGCGTAATAAATTTGAGACATCATATCCATCAAGTGGTATAAGAGGCACTATATATCTCCTATACTATTTAGAGTCTGATTATATGGATCTTATCAACTAAAATAGCAAAAACCTGTTCAAAATCTAGATAAAAATGGGGATTATAAACAACTAGGCATCCAACATAAACAATATCTATTCTATGAGGATGGATCTAAATCCATTAATTTTTTTGTGCAAGCACTGAATTATAATATCAAATCATGCAATTAGGTGCATCATGAAGGCATTCAAGAAGAGCAACATATTTTATGTTATGGCATCTGCATCTACTGGAACTTAAATATCTGCAGCACATACAATATTATTGCTCATAAGTCAACTATTTGTATAGAGGAATAACCTTCACAGCTTAATAAACTAATGTTATTAGCTTTAGGAACGACAAAGAACAAGAAAAAAGTGGAAGAAAACACATCAATGTTATGATGAGCCACCAaagaattatcaccaagttgaatATAATTTTCTACTGCATGTCAAAAAAAGGACAAAAATAAACACATCATGTGCCCTAAAATAACAATTCAATTGGTCGCCTAAGGGTTCCCATCTAAATATATTCCTTTATTAAACAATATGTGAAAAACTCACCATGGATGATGGGAAACACCAACAATTTTTTTGTGAAGAAAATAATTACTGCATGATTCAAATGGATACAATTCCAGAAATTTAATTATCTGATCGAATCTTTACCGAATCATACAACTGGAAAACTCTGCCACCAGCTTCAATAGCAACACTAACTGGTTGATTCGCCACAGCCTTTTGGAGAGACTTCTCATCATTGACAGGAACATCTTCATAAGAGTCAATTGTCACAACATGAGCATTTTTCTGCATGAGAAAGGCAGGCACCAAGATTATAACAACGTTCACTATCTAAAGTATTAAAAATGGCATATCTATTAATTGCAAATGTTCCGTCCATAGATCACCCTGTAAGTGTCACAAGTTGAATCTTGAGCCTTGTACGGGTAATCCTCATCACTGTCAATGCCACCATTGTTTATGATGAACTCAAACGCATAATCCATGAGTCCACCATTGCAGCCCTGGTTGTATGAGGTATCGCAGTCAACCAATTCCTGTTCCGACAGCGAAATCAAGTCACCCGTGACAATTTGGTTAATGCCTTCCACGGCAGCAATTGTTGAGAATGCCCAGCAGCTACCTGTAACACCAACAAAGCCAAAATCAGCATACATGTTGAATTCATTGAAACAAAATACCTTGTTTTATCACCTTTAGCAGTTTAGCTTGCCATAACTTGCTAGTAATTGATCACGGATTTATGATCTACTTATTTCTTTACGGTACTAGTAGTAAGTAAAAAGGTTTTCAATTGGAAAGAAAATCATAATCAGATGATTCGATCTCAAGAAAAAAAGATCATGGGTGGTGATGATCAGATTATGACACTAGCAGTAAATAAATTTCTAGATCCAGCAAGATTCGTACAAAATAGAGGTTGAAAAAGAGTATCGAAGCAGATCCCCAAGCCAATAACTCCAAACAGCACCCCCTTTTGCCAAAAGTCATACAAGAGGTGAAGAAAAAGAGATCTGGAAAAAGTTTTAATCAAACAAAAGCAAGAGATCTAACTTTATTATCACTGATTACCCCCCAAAAAATCAGTATTACTTAACATCtaaggttaaaaaaaattaactgaagTCAACGAAAGTGGAAATCGCTCACCGCAGCTGCCCTGATCCTTAACGGCAACAACAGCGCCCTTCTCTCTCCAGTCGATGGAATCGGGAAGAGAGTCCCCTTCTCTCAGCCGATACCGACCGTTGCTTTCCCCGCCAGCGGGCCTCCTCCGCCGGGAGAAGTTCCCGAGATACCTAGCTCGGTACTCCTCGTTGGTGAGGTCGGCGAACCGGTTCATCGCGAGCCGAAAGGAGTGCTCCCCGCGTTCGGCCGCCGCGTTGTGCTTGTCCACAAACCTGAGGTTGTCCTTGAAGACCTCGAAGCGGTCGTCGTCCAGATCGAGGGCGTTCTGGATGGGGCGATGCTTCGCCCTCCACTCAAGGTAGAGCAGTCTCACCTCCTCCTCGCTGCGGCCGGTCACGGCCCGATCTTGCTCGGCGAGGGTGAGGACGTCCAGATCGGGGACGGCGAAGGTGGCCGCGAGGCGAGAGACCAAGAGGAGAAGGGCGACGGCAACGACGGAAGCCATGAgtggaaggagaagaggagaaagcaAAGATGCCTTCCTGTTGATGGGAAAGGCCTTTTTTTATACAAAACGAGCGCATAGAGTCCCAGAGAAGATAATGAATATTTTATGCATTTATgagaattaattaaatatatttaattaattaaataataaacacAGTTGAATAGGAATACTGTTTACTTGAAAGGAAGGGATTTCCTTGTAAGAAAATATCGAACAATTAGGTGATAAAATCAACGTTAACAAAGGGAAGGTTATTCACGTTCATTTTAACATTAATTAAGCCTCCTTTCTTAGCTTCCTCATCTCCATCCCTTCCTCTCCTCTGTCTATCCCCTCTAATAAACATAGCCGTGGAAGGGAAATAATTGATGGTGACAGATTGGTGGACCGTAAATAGTTAATTTTGTTCCTTcattgaaatttaaatattttgtaTTACAATCGAATTAAAGTTGTCCTGATTCAGGTATCTAGCTACCCTTTGTTGacaacaactattttttttatagttaaaatgaaaaaataaactaaaaatattCAATTTGACCATATAATTTATCCTTTTTTTAATAATATGTAATCCAAAACGATAATAACTTTTTGTCGAACTAAATTTTGTAtagtaagtttaaaattaataaatcatGTATTTATTTTTCGTTTTACCCTTATTCGAATCAATTTTGCTTTCTATCGAAATATCAAATTTTAAAGTAAACCaattgattgatttattttattaaaattaattttaaataaaatcgaTTGGACTAAATGAATTCGGATTTACATGAaactaatttatatatatttgattatttctcttgattatattcataccctattaatttgactaaatatattcagagtaattattttttgaacacaaatatattatatttaaaaaaattaatttatgttcaaaaaatcattactcttaatatattgagtcaaattgatatttaaatacatgaatataatcaagagaattaatCAAATACATAAGATTTAGTTTAatatcaatccgaggtcatttgatccatcaactacaaATCAACTAATGGATCAAATAGCatcggattgatatgaaactagtttctatgtaCTCGGctagttctcttaattatattcGTACTTTCAAAtaccaatttgactcaatatattgagagtaatgattttttaaacacgaattaaatttttcaaatatattcgtgttaaaaaaaattactgttctcaatatattgagttaaattgatGCTTGAGAGTATTgatataattaggagaggtaGCCGAACACATATAAACTAGTTTTATATTAATCCGAAGTCGTTTAATCTATCAACTAATTTTacctaaaataaattttgattttaaaaaaataaatcaattgactcattaaaaaaataaatcagttgactgatttattttaaattttaacattTTGGCATAGAGTAAAGTTGATTaaactgataaaaaaaaatgaattgacatagaatgaaaaattaatacataattttaaaactactctatttaatttgataattttaaaattttatttacattATTTAGTAAAAAGCTAAAAAGATTATAAAATATATGACCCTCAGGCTATGTGATGCAGTGGCAACGATGCTCTAATAGTTCTCAATCATCATAGTTCGAGTCTCAATTAATTAATCATTAGGACATTTAATTATTGAAATAGGAGTTTAAATTGTATTTTTAATATCAATAAATAATTTCGAAGCATTTTGAAAAAGTTATTAAATATACTTTTgaaattatttgtaaaataaaaaatcagACAGCGTCACATGTGATTTAGCATTTTCTGCGACAGCATTAAAGTCAAAAAAACATAAAGTAAGACGTAACGGAGTAGAAAAATATCTAGGAATTTCGATGGATTGTGTCACCCACCCACCACTTATTTTCTACCACGTCATATGATTCCTGTAAGCCCACGGAATCCTCCGCGCACCCGAAAGATCCATACACTTGGCAAAAAACAACTGGAAACagtagagagagaaaataatatactgattaattaattaattttaaaatggaaAAAATGATGCACCGTCCATTTATTTGGTAGTTTTTTTAAGCTACTATTAGTTTTTGATTGGAGTACTCCACCTCATTTGGATTGAAGGCAATATTTCAAAGGTGTTGCAACTTTCCTTAatcccaaaaaaaaataataataataaataaataaaaatagatcTGTTATCTTAACAGTACTTCTAGTATCGATATCATAAATATAAATGAAGATATATATAGGTATATAGGCTATAGGTACATGGTGGGATAAATCTTAGGTCGTCAGTTTCTGAGAATCGatccctgaccattacgccagagatgtcatgcgtccACCGTCTGCACTACGTCATGGGGGCAACACAACCTTCTTTCAAGCCTTGAAAAGAAATAGTGATTGCCCCCAGGGCGTaacgcagacggtgggcgcatggtatctctggcgtaatggccagggatcgattctcaggaactgacgacctggagtTTACCCTGCCATgcgcctatgacctgtgtacctgcatgaacctcccttcatatccgtggggccgacactagaggggtcgctaaggtagcggatctaccttttgaAAAGAAATAGTGATTTCCTCCAAAAGAAGGGCGCAATCAAAGGATATTGAATATCACGTGTATTTCTCGATTTATCCTACTAGCCGGTGGAAAACTTTCATAGAATCGGACCGGTCACCCTAGGGATAGTCAATGatgctaactgggattatcatattaaaaagaaatattattagttgAGAAAAGCAATGAAGCAACTACATCATCCCACTATGAGGTGATTCAGGATGATACTAGGCTTCTAGGTTGGTTATCATGTGTACTTTCTGATTTATCTTGATAGTCAGTAGAAAATTTTCATGGGACTAAATCGGTCACCCTTAAAAATAATCAATGAGAGTAATtgagtttatcattttttttaaaaataattcaagaATTTATAGAACATTTTAGAATGCAACTTGGCACATGATTACGTGCAAAAATTCCAATCACAATTTCTAGGATGAAATTAAGAAGACTCTATTTAGCATTGATGATTAGAAGGTCCCAAGACCTGATACTTATTGTTCTAATTTCTTAAAAATAATTGGGCTAattgtcaaaataattttatagctATGGTGTTGGAATTCTTCTATCTACTTCTTAAATTTAGAAgatgatttattatatttgaattGCAATcataattatatttattattatttatatatttattattttaataattatcatGCTactatatttattataatatttttcatatattattttaacaatatatataaatagatTTGTTACAATTATCAATAAATAATCAATTGTTTTCTCTCCATTCAATATTTATGTTTAAATATAGTATTAGGATCATATTTCTCTttattcttcttccttctctttaaATTTCTTCGGCGTTTTCAAAGAGTTTCACCTAATACATCGCCACCACCTCCTTTCCGTCTTTCCATTTTCTTCCAATGTTATTCTaaatttctctttctctctttttaGTTTTCCTTGCAAAAGAATtagatttccctttcttttttTATGTGATTTCATCTAAATTTTTGCTACCgtcatctccttcttcctcatcattctcttattctttccctttttattcttctttttatttaattccaGCATCTTCCCCTGCAGCCTTCACTCTCTTAGCAAGTAACAATAACAagtcttccttttcttcatcccAATACCCTTCCTCCTTTATTTCCAGCAAGCAATAGAGCTTCTACTGTCATCGTGTGGCACTCATTGAAGCTCCTCCTCACGATGATCATCTTTCtatctttctttctcctttccatAGCGTATTGTTCTCCTATCTTCTCTCCTTCCTTTTTACATTCTTCTAATgttatttctctatttttttccctGGTGAAGATTTAGAATTTCTCTCCCATCTTTTCCCTTTCTTATGTGTTTTTCCTCTTAAAGAAAATAATTGGTCGCTACCTCCTGCTTCCTCATCCAGGCACTACCCTCCCCCACCTTTCTATCAGCAGCAATCAGAACCACTTTTCCTCAATTTCAATTGTTtcatgttcttcttttcttttctttctccttctccctcTTCCTGTGCTTCTAGCAATGTCAGCTCTAGCAAACcttcaatttttttcttttgttgatgATCTTTTGTTGCTTTTCGGATGAGATGTTCCATCAGTTACCATATTAGTATCCTACTTGCATAAGTTTAGAGAGATGTCTGGGCGACAAGCAAACCCCCTTAAATCCAATATTTATACGACTGGAGTGAATGAATCTATCAAACAACAACTATTTACCATTATTGATTTCAAGAGGGACTCATACCTTTCAAATACTTAAGGATACCTTAGGCTTCTAAAAGACTAAAGATTTCATATTATAGCGCTCTTTAAAATTTGTTAATTCGAAGGATCAACTCATGGCCTAAGCAAACAGTACTATTATATGTTGGGAAGCTCAACTAACCTCGGTGTTGCAAGGTGTTGAATGCTTCTGGATGTTTATTTTACCATTGtcatggaggggggggggggggtcattaatcttgtttataataacTGTAGGGATTGCATGTGGACATTTGAGTATCTCCTAGTagcatgagcatattagattacTTATAGGAAACGATGTACATATTCTATAGTCAATTAAAGTTTGGTTGTTTAAATGTTCTCCATGAAAGATATGAGAGAAGGAATctatattcttgggattaaaatttatagagatagatcaaaaTGATTGCTTAGTCTTTCACAAGCTACATATATAGACCAAGTGCTAAAGTGATTTAACCTATCAAATTCCAAGAAAAGTTTTATACCCATGAGACATAGGATTCACCTTTCAAAGTCTATGTATCCACGGAGAGAAGATGAGAGGATTTACATGAATGAGGTACCATATTCATCAATAATAGGATCTATCAtttatgctatgttatgtacgaGGTTCGATATATCGTACACTTTGAGTGTCACGAGTAGATACCAATCTGATATAGGCATGGATCATTGGGTGGATGCCAAGataatccttaagtacttaaaaaaaaataataatgtatTCTTGGTATACGGAGAAGGTGATATGGTTACATGCGAGTATACTGATGTCAACTTCGAGATAGACAAGGATGACTCTGAGTCTCGATCTAGATACATATTCACATTGAATATAGGCACAATAAGTTAGAAAAGTTCTCAACAAGACACTGTTGCAAATTCTACCACTGAGGCAAAATACATTTCGACTTCTGAAGCAGCAAAGGAAGTGATTtagatcaagaagttcatctTTGAACTTGGAGTAGTTTCGACCATTGTTAAAGCATTGCTAGTTTACTATGACAACATTGAAGTCATCACGCAGACTAAGGAATCAAGGTCTCACCAACGATCCAAACATATGCTTCGTTGTTATCATctgatcaaagagatcatcaatagaAATGAAATACAATATGAGAAAATTCTCACCGAAATGAACCTAccggatcctttgacaaaggctctaccacaaagcaagtttgagagtcacgaCCAAGTCAACATTATTGGA comes from Zingiber officinale cultivar Zhangliang unplaced genomic scaffold, Zo_v1.1 ctg232, whole genome shotgun sequence and encodes:
- the LOC122037091 gene encoding oryzain alpha chain-like is translated as MASVVAVALLLLVSRLAATFAVPDLDVLTLAEQDRAVTGRSEEEVRLLYLEWRAKHRPIQNALDLDDDRFEVFKDNLRFVDKHNAAAERGEHSFRLAMNRFADLTNEEYRARYLGNFSRRRRPAGGESNGRYRLREGDSLPDSIDWREKGAVVAVKDQGSCGSCWAFSTIAAVEGINQIVTGDLISLSEQELVDCDTSYNQGCNGGLMDYAFEFIINNGGIDSDEDYPYKAQDSTCDTYRKNAHVVTIDSYEDVPVNDEKSLQKAVANQPVSVAIEAGGRVFQLYDSGIFTGYCGTSLDHGVTAIGYDTEDGKDYWIVKNSWGDSWGESGYIRMERNIESATGKCGIAMEASYPIKVGANPPNPGPSPPSPVKPPSVCDNYYTCPESTTCCCVYEYGKYCFAWGCCPLEDATCCDDHYSCCPHDYPICSLSDGTCLMSKNSPLRVKASKRTPAVPYWASTGSEVLKSSA
- the LOC122037093 gene encoding pentatricopeptide repeat-containing protein At1g59720, chloroplastic/mitochondrial-like — protein: MSSAALFSALPPPTAGLDHRPPTADTSSAAASSSWNARIRTCARSPDRKPLALALYGRMLLSALPNNYTFPAVLTACAFLSAFPEGSQIHAHILKLGFASDLYAINSLIHFYASCGRMPLARHLFDAMPRRSRVSWNVAIDGYVANGDHDAALDLFREMQHQHLAPDQYTLQSLIGACTGVASLSLGLWVHALALRRQGGKLAVAADVLINNSLIDLYSKCGSITLAQQLFDSMPTRDVASWNAMILGFAMHGRVAQCFEVFDRLMAEEKLRPNAITFVGVLSACNHGGLVKQGRRYFDLMVAEFGIAPRIEHYGCLVDLLARAGLIGEALDLVAGMPCKPDAVIWRSLLDACSKRNAGVRISESVARKALESTDDDASGIYVLLSRVYASANRWNDAGAVRRMLARKEPGCSAIETSGGATHQFVAGDTSHPRAAEIYNKLREVEGRLTAAGYAPDAAQAATVAEGEAARGAALRLHSERLAIALGLLEAEAGEPIRVMKNLRVCGDCHAMIKLVYGVVIVVRDRIRFHEFKNGSCSCNDYW